The window GGTCTTCGGATCAATATGTCCTGGATAGCCTCTGCCGTCCCACCTTTCGTGATGATTTAATGAAATCTCATAGGCTGCTTCATCAAACTCAGACCATTTGTCCAAGAAAAGCTTTGCCCCGAAGTAGGTGTGTTTTTTTATCTGTTCATACTCCTTCTCAGTCAGTTTAGCAGGTTTCTTGAGTATCCTGTCTGATATTGCTATCTTACCTACATCGTGGAGCATGGCCGCCATTCTCAAGATATCTTTTTTGCGCTGTATTTCCTGGTAGTTCATTCCTTGTTTCAAGGCCCATTGCTCAAATATTTCGATTGAATAGGCTCCAACCCTGTTTACATGCGCCCCTGTCTCTGTTGGATCATGGAGTTCAGCCATCTTTATCATTCTGAGAATCATCTCCCTAGTCAGCATGGAACGTTCCACAGCAACCGCAGCATTCATTGCAAAGTGTAAAACTAATTGTTCTTCTTCCATAGAGAATTGTCGAATTTGCCCTGTCTCGTCCTTGGCGTTTATGAGTTGTAAGACTCCAATCACTTCATTCCTATATGTCTTCAATGGAAAACTAAGAACAGAGACTGTCCTGTAATTACTCAGCTTGTCGTATTCTGGATTGAACCTAAAAGGATGAGTGGCACTAATTGAATATGCATCTTTTATGTTTACAGTTTTACCTGTAGCAGCCACATACCCAGAGATCGTTTGATTGTTAATTGGAATAGAAAAACTAGAATAAATTAATTTTTTGTTAACTCCTAGCCTTTTTTGTATTGTATCATTTTGTGTGTATTTAATCTTTAAGTTGTCACCTTCTTTTATGTATATTGATCCAGCGTCAGAATTTGTAAGCAGTCTGGCCTCTGTTAGGATTCGTTCAAGGAGGACGTCAAGGTCCTTGATATAAGAGATTTCATGGGAAATTTTTATTACTGAATTTAAATCCTTATTTGTTTTATTCATTTTGGTATCGTATCAAAAATTCCACTGAACGCCCAGTTCAAACAGCTTTCTTTGCCAAGGCAATTGGGTAGCATCAGTTGGCTCAGTGAGCAAATACCTATATTGTTGGTCTGTGATATTCTCCAACCTGGTAAAAAATAGGGCTTTTTTGTCAAAAAGGCTCTTTTCAAGAGAGATGCTTAGAATAGTGAAATTGTCACCTACAGCACTGTTAGTGTGTCTTTGTTCTTTTTGATCTACATACCATACAGCACCCTGAATTCTCCAACCCTTTGGATGTACCCAGGTAAGTCGAGCTCCCACGTCATAATCTAGTCTCTCATAATCGGTTTTAGGCTTCAACTTTGTTACTCCAAAAGAAATAGATACAGAGGTCCTCTTGTTTAAAAGAGATTCAAGAGTGAGCCTAAAGGAGGTATCCTGTTCGTCCTTCCAGGAGAGGTTACTAAATGCCCATGGCATAAATTGATTGGGATAGCGCCTGTAGAGTTTGAAAATCTCCATTCGGGAAAATAGTTTTTTGCTCCAGATCCTATCCCACCCAAGACCATAAAACCATGACCATGTTCCAGGCGTTACACCACTAACCCTTGAAAAACCTGCAACTTCAATTGGTTGAAGGGTTCCACTCAAATAGTGAGGTTGGATTTCTTGAAAATAGGCCGTTCTTACAGTGTCTTTGATGCCGATTTTCTTAGAAATTCCTATGTGTGGTAATATCTCTTTTCGTTCCAAGGAAGAGCCATCAGAGGCTTGCCACACTCCA is drawn from Dissulfuribacter thermophilus and contains these coding sequences:
- a CDS encoding GAF and HD-GYP domain-containing protein, whose product is MNKTNKDLNSVIKISHEISYIKDLDVLLERILTEARLLTNSDAGSIYIKEGDNLKIKYTQNDTIQKRLGVNKKLIYSSFSIPINNQTISGYVAATGKTVNIKDAYSISATHPFRFNPEYDKLSNYRTVSVLSFPLKTYRNEVIGVLQLINAKDETGQIRQFSMEEEQLVLHFAMNAAVAVERSMLTREMILRMIKMAELHDPTETGAHVNRVGAYSIEIFEQWALKQGMNYQEIQRKKDILRMAAMLHDVGKIAISDRILKKPAKLTEKEYEQIKKHTYFGAKLFLDKWSEFDEAAYEISLNHHERWDGRGYPGHIDPKTEKYPHDRVDSYGRPIGKKGSEIPVFARIVAIADVYDALSSKRCYKDQWDEEKVLNVMRTEAGKQFDPEMIDAFFECLEILKSIRLQYPD